In Pleurodeles waltl isolate 20211129_DDA chromosome 5, aPleWal1.hap1.20221129, whole genome shotgun sequence, one genomic interval encodes:
- the LOC138296961 gene encoding olfactory receptor 2K2-like, producing MEKWNGSSVTEFLLLGLSEDPNIQVVLFMLFLVIYLVTIMGNLFLITVCVRDPRLHTPMYFFLANLSFIDICYSSVIVPNLLNQLIISKIMSFSRCAVQMYSHLLVGCTESMVLAVMAYDRYIAISFPLRYTSIINTFVCVLYMAVCWLVGIVMALLTMVFALHLPLCGNNVIDHFFCEVVTFLKMACGDTFIALTMFFVVGTFVLLAPSLFILISYIRIVITIMGICSSEGRSKAFSTCASHLIVVTMVYGTAIFMHMKPVSRNDDGQGKMVSVFYTVMPAMMHPMIYSLRNKDVKMAVHRAIWKNIHH from the coding sequence ATGGAGAAGTGGAACGGGAGCTCAGTAACAGAGTTCCTGCTGCTGGGACTGTCTGAGGACCCCAATATACAAGTTGTTCTCTTCATGTTATTCTTAGTGATATACTTGGTCACTATCATGGGAAACCTTTTCCTGATCACAGTCTGTGTCCGTGATCCACGCCTTCATACTCCAATGTACTTCTTCCTTGCTAATCTCTCTTTCATTGACATCTGCTACTCATCAGTGATTGTCCCTAACCTGCTGAACCAACTCATCATTTCCAAGATTATGAGCTTCTCCAGATGTGCAGTTCAAATGTACTCTCACCTGCTTGTGGGATGCACAGAATCCATGGTCCTCGCAGTCATGGCATATGATCGCTACATTGCCATCTCCTTCCCCTTGCGTTACACAAGCATaataaatacatttgtttgtgTATTATATATGGCAGTTTGCTGGCTTGTTGGCATTGTGATGGCCCTTCTAACTATGGTGTTTGCATTACATTTGCCCTTATGTGGAAAtaatgttattgaccacttcttttGTGAAGTCGTGACCTTCCTAAAGATGGCGTGTGGAGACACCTTTATTGCACTGACAATGTTTTTTGTTGTGGGCACTTTTGTGCTGCTGGCACCAAGCCTTTTTATTCTTATCTCCTACATACGCATTGTCATCACCATAATGGGAATCTGTTCCTCTGAAGGCAGATCCAAAGCATTTTCCACTTGCGCTTCACACCTTATTGTAGTCACTATGGTGTATGGGACAGCCATCTTCATGCACATGAAACCAGTGTCTAGAAATGATGATGGCCAGGGAAAAATGGTGTCGGTATTTTATACGGTGATGCCTGCAATGATGCATCCAATGATCTACAGTCTGAGAAACAAGGATGTGAAGATGGCAGTGCACAGAGCTATTTGGAAAAATATTCACCATTAA